One Brassica napus cultivar Da-Ae chromosome C4, Da-Ae, whole genome shotgun sequence genomic region harbors:
- the LOC106390737 gene encoding calcium-dependent protein kinase 13, whose product MGNCCRSPAAVAREDVKSNYSGRDHHRKDASGGKKATPMRVLSDVPKENIEDRYLLDRELGRGEFGVTYLCIERSTRDLLACKSISKRKLRTAVDIEDVKREVAIMKHLPKSSSIVTLKEACEDDNAVHLVMELCEGGELFDRIVARGHYTERAAAGVTKTIVEVVQLCHKHGVIHRDLKPENFLFANKKENSPLKAIDFGLSIFFKPGEKFSEIVGSPYYMAPEVLKRSYGPEIDIWSAGVILYILLCGVPPFWAESEQGVAQAILRGIIDFKREPWPNISETAKNLVRQMLEPDPKRRLTAKQVLEHPWIQNAKKAPNVPLGDVVKSRLKQFSVMNRFKRKALRVIAEFLSSQEVENIKEMFNKMDTDKDGIVTIEELKAGLRDFGTQLAESEVQMLIEAVDTKGKGTLDYGEFVAVSLHLQKVANDEHLRKAFSYFDKDGNGYILPQELCEALKEDGGDDCVDVANDIFQEVDTDKDGRISYEEFAAMMKTGTDWRKASRHYSRGRFNSLSIKLMKDGSLNLGNE is encoded by the exons ATGGGGAACTGTTGCAGATCTCCCGCCGCTGTAGCGAGAGAAGACGTCAAATCGAACTACTCCGGCCGCGATCACCACCGCAAAGACGCTTCCGGCGGGAAAAAAGCGACGCCGATGCGAGTCCTGAGCGATGTCCCCAAGGAGAACATCGAGGACCGTTACTTACTCGACCGAGAGCTCGGACGCGGCGAGTTCGGCGTCACCTACCTGTGCATCGAGAGGTCCACGCGCGACCTCCTCGCCTGCAAGTCGATCTCGAAGAGGAAGCTGAGGACCGCCGTGGATATCGAGGATGTGAAGAGGGAAGTGGCGATTATGAAGCATCTGCCTAAGAGCTCGAGTATTGTGACTCTCAAGGAGGCGTGCGAGGACGATAACGCTGTGCATTTGGTGATGGAGCTTTGCGAAGGTGGCGAGCTTTTCGATCGGATTGTTGCGAGAGGGCATTACACCGAGCGCGCCGCCGCGGGGGTTACGAAGACGATTGTTGAGGTGGTGCAGTTATGCCACAAGCATGGGGTTATTCATAGAGATTTGAAGCCGGAGAACTTTTTGTTCGCTAACAAGAAGGAGAACTCGCCGCTCAAAGCTATTGATTTTGGATTGTCGATCTTCTTCAAGCCAG GTGAGAAGTTCTCGGAGATAGTTGGCAGTCCATATTACATGGCACCTGAAGTGCTTAAACGGAGCTATGGACCCGAAATAGATATATGGAGTGCTGGAGTCATTCTTTATATTCTGCTGTGTGGAGTTCCTCCCTTCTGGGCAG AGTCGGAACAGGGAGTTGCTCAGGCTATTCTACGGGGTATAATTGATTTTAAGAGGGAACCGTGGCCAAACATTTCGGAGACTGCTAAGAATCTTGTCAGACAAATGTTAGAGCCTGATCCAAAGCGCCGGCTGACTGCAAAACAAGTGCTTG AGCACCCATGGATTCAAAACGCAAAGAAAGCTCCAAATGTTCCTCTTGGAGATGTTGTGAAGTCCAGATTAAAGCAATTCTCAGTGATGAACAGATTCAAGAGAAAAGCTTTGAGG GTTATTGCTGAATTTTTATCTTCACAAGAAGTAGAAAACATCAAAGAGATGTTCAACAAGATGGATACTGACAAAGATGGTATTGTTACCATCGAGGAGTTGAAAGCTGGACTTCGCGATTTTGGTACACAGCTAGCTGAATCAGAAGTTCAGATGCTTATTGAAGCG GTGGATACTAAAGGGAAAGGAACACTAGACTATGGGGAATTTGTTGCAGTCTCTCTCCACCTGCAAAAGGTAGCAAACGATGAGCATCTCCGCAAAGCATTCTCCTACTTTGACAAGGATGGAAACGGGTACATTTTGCCCCAAGAGCTTTGTGAAGCCTTAAAGGAAGATGGAGGGGATGATTGTGTTGATGTCGCCAATGATATATTCCAAGAAGTTGACACAGACAAG GATGGTAGAATAAGCTACGAAGAGTTTGCGGCGATGATGAAAACAGGAACGGATTGGAGAAAGGCTTCTCGTCATTACTCGAGAGGGAGATTCAATAGCCTAAGCATCAAGCTAATGAAGGACGGATCTTTGAACCTAGGCAACGAATAG